A window of Oryza glaberrima chromosome 2, OglaRS2, whole genome shotgun sequence genomic DNA:
CAGCTTGGGTAGGATTTAAATATTTGTTGGCTTGTCTCCAAGGAGACTACTAACTTCATGCAAAGCCAACTATAAATCATCAACTTACCGAATCCAAACTGTGAGCATAAAAAGTGCTTATTTTTTGGTGTATATACAAGCAAGTTTCGAAAAGCACCTTTGAACAGTAAAAGCACAAGCAACACCTTGAATTATCCACAACTATTACCTCGTTACGCATTCTTTGAAGTTCTCTGGTTGACAGCGAGCATAGAGCTAAGCTGGAACCAACAACATCAGTCGGCATATCACCATCAACTGATATAAGCTCTATGTAAATACTAGCGACCGCGTCAGCTAAGAAAATAACCAGGTCCTCCAAAATTCTTGCTCCATGTTCAGCCAGAAATTTAGCATCAAAATAGCTATAAGACCTGCCATCAGGAAATGAAGGATAAGAATGAACTCATTTACCTTATGGAAGGATTACTGTTTGGTAAATAGCTATATATGGATATAAGTACAGACAATAAACAACCAATAGTGCCATCTTACACTCTTAAACAGGAGATGGAGTTCAGATGGAAAAAAGTGGTACCATATGGATCAAGAAGTGAAGATAAATAGTACCTTGCAGAACCAAATCTCAGGAAATAAAGCAGATCCAAATAGAGTTCAGATTTCCCTAATCTGTTGAACCTCTTCAAGATCCTGTCATCCTCCTTTATTTTGCTGGTTACCGTCTTCATAAGTTCCTTTAtcaggaaaaaagaaaactatcaGGGACTTGAAGGCATGACAATATGGAGAAATGTAAGACAGTTGAAAATAATGGTATACTTCATTGATCTTGCTGTTCTCCCAGGCTTTTTCTTCTTGAATCCATTTCATAAATGTTGGTTCAATCAAGCCATCAATCAACGTAGTTGATATTTGCAACCATTTGATCCCATCTACAAGTTCAGAACTTTCAGGAACATTTCTTACCTGCACAAGATCAAATTAACTACAACAAAATCAACACATGTGTTCTGACATATTATACAGCTGTGCTGGttagaaagaaaaacatatcttGATACTGACTGAACTTTAGTCCATAGTTCTAGTGGCTAGTCAAgtaacattaaaaaaacaaagagagaaagCTTAACTAAGCTAGTGAAACATGCAAGAACAATCTTCAGGATTCATCCATTATAATACTCTACAGAAGGATAGTGGCACCATTTTAGTAGAAAATATCACAACTACCAGCTTGCTTAAGCTTTTTGAAGTATGCTCTCtcccttagaaaaaaaaataagtgaagTATGCATGGGTAATCTTCAGTATTCATCCATGATAATCCCCAGCATATTAGAAAGAAAAAGTTGATGGCCCTCTTGCCTCCATCTCAAGTAGCTGAAAGGTAGCTAGAAGAAGCCGCAGCCTGGGACCACCATGAATTGCAAGCATACTCAAAGGATAATTTTTGCGATTGTTCTTGAGTTCACTATCGCTGCCATACGAAGTGGCATCTCGACCATTTGATTGCAAGGCTTCTGAAAGTTTCATTCTCACTTCACTCCATGTATCGCTGGGGTAAAACCTAGTATTCCCTTCAGGTAACCATTTCATATCCCTAGAAATTGGAATGGAAATAATACATTATCAGTTTTTATTGTCAAGCCAATGTTTTGAGATCTAGAAGTCATACTTAAGCAGCTACTCTTACCTACCAGAATCAGATGGACCTGGAGCTCCAAGATGTTGGTTTTGACTATGGTTTCTAGCATGAGGAAATGCATGGCCAGAGGGTACAACTCCAGCCAAATATGCAAAAACTATACTGATAGTTAGTAGAGCTTCATCAGAAAGCAATAACAAATTTGGTGAGATCATACTCTCAGAATCCACAAGCGACTGCAAGAAATAACATTTAACTGATGTTTCGATCCAGCAACACCTTCCATGAAAACCCAAAGGAGCAAATGCACCAgttttctgttttcttcctAAATTGGACTGGCATGGAAGCTGAATCTTGTGACTGTGATTACTGCAAATGAAGAAAATCAAACATTAAATTACCATTGAAGAACTCAAGATGACTAATATCAACAGAGTACGGAAAACTTTTTTACCTCTTTGGCAGATTAATAGACATAATCCTTGTGGGGAGCTTGCTGTGAGATTGGATCCATCTCCCTCGATGTTGTCCTCTCAGTGTTGCCAAGGAACACCCAGCCATTACAAAAATTACAGTACTTCTCAACCCCTGTTCAATGCATCACAAAGGCTGATAGGGAGAAAGCATGTTTCCTGCACAACAAAACATGGAAAATGGAAATTTAGGAGGGGGAGTGAGCAGGGTTGGACGATATGGCTCAACCTAACATAGCATCTGAAACTATATGAAATTCCCCAATCACAAAATGTGGTATGATATGAAGTAATAAGAACGCACATTGAAGCAAATACCTTATTGTCAATGAATCCATTtagttaaaagaaaatatttggtaTTGAAACAAAACGAAATTGTGCTTATGGTACACACTCTCATCCATGTTTCCTTGTAAGTTATTTACTTATATCTTATTTTCACCCCCTATGGCCCTGTCCTCAAAAGTTGAAGCACATATACTTTTTAACCAACAGTAAATTCTGAACAAGGAATACATCATTATACGCTTCTTTCCACACCCAAAGCCCTGATGAGGATGTCAATGTAATGCT
This region includes:
- the LOC127762839 gene encoding uncharacterized protein LOC127762839 isoform X1, with amino-acid sequence MAGCSLATLRGQHRGRWIQSHSKLPTRIMSINLPKSNHSHKIQLPCQSNLGRKQKTGAFAPLGFHGRCCWIETSVKCYFLQSLVDSESMISPNLLLLSDEALLTISIVFAYLAGVVPSGHAFPHARNHSQNQHLGAPGPSDSGRDMKWLPEGNTRFYPSDTWSEVRMKLSEALQSNGRDATSYGSDSELKNNRKNYPLSMLAIHGGPRLRLLLATFQLLEMEVRNVPESSELVDGIKWLQISTTLIDGLIEPTFMKWIQEEKAWENSKINEELMKTVTSKIKEDDRILKRFNRLGKSELYLDLLYFLRFGSARSYSYFDAKFLAEHGARILEDLVIFLADAVASIYIELISVDGDMPTDVVGSSLALCSLSTRELQRMRNEVAINGWLHQYFESVVSMYEDRFELYVLSRKLCEKPADNQAEVTNWWRLGFGKPSTITLLEYVHISSFSLPVRRTKELRALAGWRYYFSLLLEMSDIAMPFIRAVVTKVSAAVSYFWVSMIGRSLGLIFSGIRQSLGWR
- the LOC127762839 gene encoding uncharacterized protein LOC127762839 isoform X2 → MAGCSLATLRGQHRGRWIQSHSKLPTRIMSINLPKSNHSHKIQLPCQSNLGRKQKTGAFAPLGFHGRCCWIETSVKCYFLQSLVDSEIFAYLAGVVPSGHAFPHARNHSQNQHLGAPGPSDSGRDMKWLPEGNTRFYPSDTWSEVRMKLSEALQSNGRDATSYGSDSELKNNRKNYPLSMLAIHGGPRLRLLLATFQLLEMEVRNVPESSELVDGIKWLQISTTLIDGLIEPTFMKWIQEEKAWENSKINEELMKTVTSKIKEDDRILKRFNRLGKSELYLDLLYFLRFGSARSYSYFDAKFLAEHGARILEDLVIFLADAVASIYIELISVDGDMPTDVVGSSLALCSLSTRELQRMRNEVAINGWLHQYFESVVSMYEDRFELYVLSRKLCEKPADNQAEVTNWWRLGFGKPSTITLLEYVHISSFSLPVRRTKELRALAGWRYYFSLLLEMSDIAMPFIRAVVTKVSAAVSYFWVSMIGRSLGLIFSGIRQSLGWR